The Montipora foliosa isolate CH-2021 chromosome 14, ASM3666993v2, whole genome shotgun sequence genome window below encodes:
- the LOC137985146 gene encoding E3 ubiquitin-protein ligase TRIM45-like, whose translation MASDALECSVCYERFDDQTRCPRLLSCGHSFCSKCLEKLLNEKAINCPTCRNAMSVPTGVVGLPKNFSLLNILLTLPQKEAEEEGSPICETCDEEQHPATSCCLNCKEKMCKDAARWHVRQRAFRDHRVVSLEELNTNSELAAVPVFCLEHNDQFRFFDEDCGHVVCRDCVTLKHNGHKCLSLAEAASKYRQEMEALVTKASTQAEEIKGAETKVEGVSLELKQAYEKEAALIQGTFREFVAAVTAHEHLLMSELDKLYKTKSFTLAEQRNRLSVFQAGLESSIQRANTAIQSPDDTELLVTRSDIVTTLGDLERQPPDLAPQSNSKLKFSFDLGQLLDLLNKVAFVTDSTGCAANTTATFSGLNFGVSGQEASFTIVTHDSKGRRCSFGGALFVAELTQVEVEKKVEANVRDNGDGTYLVTYVAPADANCNYTMSVLLRGSHIQGSPFAIPRQFVPVGRVSCYTCGSRLPASMMYYKNDLDSRRTDDRTVEGFSALCHPKCSIFSFIYDSKWVFVCGPC comes from the exons ATGGCATCCGATGCGTTAGAGTGTTCAGTTTGCTACGAGCGTTTCGATGACCAAACGCGCTGCCCTCGTCTGCTGAGTTGTGGTCACAGTTTCTGCTCAAAGTGCCTGGAGAAGCTACTCAATGAAAAAGCAATTAACTGTCCCACATGTAGAAATGCAATGTCGGTGCCTACTGGAGTCGTAGGACTGCCAAagaatttttctcttttgaataTCCTATTGACTTTGCCTCAGAAAGAAGCTGAAGAAGAAGGTTCACCTATATGCGAAACTTGCGACGAAGAGCAACACCCTGCGACCTCCTGTTGTTTGAATTGCAAAGAAAAGATGTGTAAGGATGCAGCTCGCTGGCACGTTCGTCAGAGAGCATTTCGCGATCACCGCGTCGTCTCGCTGGAGGAACTAAACACAAACTCAGAGCTGGCTGCTGTGCCCGTGTTTTGCTTGGAGCATAATGACCAGTTCCGGTTTTTTGATGAAGATTGTGGCCATGTCGTCTGTAGAGACTGTGTGACTCTCAAGCATAATGGCCACAAATGTTTATCTCTAGCTGAAGCTGCTTCTAAGTACCGACAGGAGATGGAAGCACTAGTCACCAAAGCCAGTACTCAGGCAGAGGAGATAAAAGGTGCAGAAACGAAAGTGGAGGGTGTCAGTCTTGAGCTCAAACAAGCATATGAAAAAGAGGCTGCCCTGATTCAAGGCACCTTCAGAGAA TTTGTTGCCGCTGTTACCGCCCACGAACATCTTCTGATGAGTGAGCTTGATAAGCTGTACAAGACCAAGTCATTCACCCTCGCTGAGCAGCGGAACCGTCTGAGCGTATTTCAGGCCGGCCTGGAGAGTTCTATCCAGCGTGCTAACACTGCAATCCAGTCCCCAGATGACACTGAGCTCCTTGTCACCAGATCCGATATAGTGACCACTTTGGGGGATTTGGAGAGACAACCTCCTGACCTTGCACCGCAAAGCAACAGTAAACTCAAGTTTTCCTTCGACCTCGGGCAGCTACTGGACCTGCTCAATAAGGTAGCTTTCGTTACAGATAGCACTGGATGCGCTGCGAACACCACAGCAACTTTTTCTGGATTGAACTTTGGGGTATCAGGACAAGAAGCTTCCTTCACTATTGTTACACATGATTCCAAAGGCCGTCGGTGTAGTTTTGGCGGCGCCTTGTTTGTGGCGGAGCTCACACAAGTAGAGGTAGAGAAGAAGGTGGAGGCAAATGTGAGGGATAATGGTGACGGTACTTACTTGGTGACCTACGTAGCTCCAGCTGATGCGAATTGTAACTATACAATGTCCGTGCTGTTACGTGGATCTCACATTCAAGGCAGCCCTTTTGCTATACCGCGTCAGTTTGTTCCAGTTGGTAGGGTGAGCTGTTACACCTGTGGTAGTCGACTACCAGCATCCATGATGTACTATAAAAACGATCTTGATTCGCGCCGTACTGATGACAGAACAGTTGAAGGATTTAGTGCTTTGTGCCATCCCAAATGCAGTATCTTCTCTTTTATCTATGATTCTAAATGGGTTTTCGTTTGTGGCCCGTGTTAA